From the genome of Candidatus Dormiibacterota bacterium, one region includes:
- a CDS encoding DUF6326 family protein, which produces MKNTKSGVLEDLRVDVRVKLAALWAAELFLQANGDIIEFFRAGVLKDFLAGKTSGIEISQGILLGMSAYVLIPTAMVFLSLVLKPVWNRWTNIVLGAAYVLSVVALTIGETWAYYIFLSIAESVLLLVIVWYAWRWPRLSA; this is translated from the coding sequence ATGAAGAACACAAAGTCTGGAGTCCTCGAAGATCTGAGAGTCGACGTTAGGGTGAAACTTGCCGCGCTCTGGGCGGCCGAGCTCTTCCTTCAGGCAAACGGAGACATCATCGAATTCTTCCGCGCCGGAGTCTTAAAGGATTTTCTGGCCGGAAAGACATCCGGCATCGAGATCAGCCAGGGCATCCTGCTGGGAATGTCTGCCTACGTCCTGATTCCAACCGCGATGGTCTTTTTGTCTCTGGTTCTTAAGCCCGTTTGGAATCGCTGGACGAACATCGTACTTGGCGCAGCCTATGTCCTCAGCGTCGTGGCTTTGACCATCGGCGAGACGTGGGCCTACTACATCTTTCTCAGCATCGCGGAGTCCGTCTTGCTGCTCGTCATCGTCTGGTACGCCTGGAGGTGGCCCAGGCTCTCCGCCTGA